CTAAATGAGTTCAAATTTGGTATTTCACAATTTTATAAACCTGTTTAAAATTACAATTTGCTTTTTTTTAGAgattttatgattaaaatatataaatttaatttaaaattattttcaataatttgtaattaattcatttaaaataacATTTTGTTCATTGTAATCTTAGTATTAATGATTGAGATATGGTGATGGAAAATTTTTCTTGTCTAAATTTGATCTATCATAAATTTAAGACACAATATGTGTTCGAATATGTGTTCGATGATGATAATGATGATGATTGGGTGCTTGCGTTTTCTTGAGAAATTGCATTTATTAGAAATCCCAAGTCAGTGACTAAAGTGATCACACACTCCATCTAGAAGAATTCCAAAAACTCCCCATTATTTGTTTACCTACTTTTTGAAGTGAAATGTTTCCATAAAATGGACTCTGTACCATTATTACATCTCACACTAGTTAACCTCTTACAGATCTTCTGCTAAGACCAAATACACACACACAGAATTAATGGAACAATTTCTTGAAGCTGAGGAATTGCTCAGAGGCCTCCACGAATAAAGGGCAACTCTTGTTGCCTTTGAAGACTCCATGGCACTAAAATGTGCTGTGAAGCTTtgcatatatttaattaaaaaatttttataaaaatttaattaaaaaatttttattaaaaaaaaaatctaatatgattacttaaaaatttaagtaAATTCGCTTATTATAAATAATCTATTTCAAAAGAAGCCACGtagattttctatgaagaaaaatccatgtaattatatatattgaCTCTCAACATTCAAGCTATCACCAAGGCACCAACACCAACCAGCTGCTTGAGGACCAAGAAGCCTGAAACCCTTGCAGGACTTGAAGAGTTTCTTCTTATGACCATTAATGCATTGGAAATTAAAAATCTATTCACTAAATCAAAAACATAATAGAAAATCTCTGCCAAATGCAAAATTTAGTCTAACAAAGAATAATTAAAGATATATACACCAATAACATTTCCTCactgttatttaattatttgataaaaacgagaaaaaaaaaaagaaagaaagaaagaaacagaAGTTATTGGAGATTCCAGGTGAAGCTTGTGCTCTCTTACTGTCTATGAAATTGGCTTCGACTATTGGTAATAGGGCAATTATTTTGGAGATTGATTCTTGTACTTTATTTGAAGATGTCTCTAAACATTAAAGGCGATTTTCATCTCACAGAAGAAAACATGAGCCATTTAGGAGCAAATTATTACTTGAAGAATTCCATAACCCAAAAGTTACAAACACAAGATTGAAAAGCGATACCACTAAATCCAGCTGCAGTAGCCAAGGCCATGAATTCTTGTTGAGTCCTTTCCTTCCCTCCTGGATTTTGAGTCATCATAAACACGTCCATAAGTGAAGTGTCCCTCGCTGCTGCACTATTCTCTGCCATTACTGGAAGCACTGCATCCACTACTATTACCTTTCCATCATCTGGAATTGCTTCGTAGCAGTTCTTCAACAGCTTCAAGCAATGTTCATCGCTCCAATCATGAAGTATCCACTGTTAAAATCTTAATTTAATTAAGCCTTAatctaattttattattttaatttgtattCGATATAGtaggttctcaaagttcaataccTTCATAAAAATAGCATCTCCTTGTGGAACTCTTTCAAACATATCTCCTTCTACATGATTCACACCTGCAACATATTTTCATAACTAATCTCTAAATATATACATAAAACTTTGCAAtgttatttaaaaagaaaaaaaaaagaaagaaagatatATATATTCGATCTCATATGAAAATAAGTTTAATAATCATTAGATCATATTTTTGTATCAAAATTTATGCAGAATCAATTAAATTCATTCTCATGTAAGGTCCAACACATAGTAGTTGCACCCAAAGAGAAAAGTTGTACCAGGATAAGGAGGGGCATGTTGTATGACACGAGGCAAGTCAAAATTAATACCCTTAATGTGAGGGTATTTGGAAGTGATCATGTTAAGAGTGACTCCAAGTCCTCCACCAACATCAACCACCTGCTTTAGGTGCTCGAAACCCGTATAGGACTGGAGGAGTTTCTTCATAACTATTTTTGTGTGATTAAACATTGCTGTGTTGAAAACCGCATTGAACCTGGGGTCACCGCGAGGATAATCAAAGGCATGTGTTCCATGGACCTTATTGAATGGAATTCCACCTTCAAGAATTGCATCCTTGAGTAAAGGCCTAGATAGAAAGCACGAGACCAAAAATAAGATGGAAAAATACACAAGAGCAAAAACAACAAAGA
This sequence is a window from Hevea brasiliensis isolate MT/VB/25A 57/8 chromosome 10, ASM3005281v1, whole genome shotgun sequence. Protein-coding genes within it:
- the LOC131169278 gene encoding cathecol O-methyltransferase 1-like isoform X1, which codes for MASSTKTQQEYGTNEEEGEEESFSYAIQISMGSVLPMVMQTAIDLGIFDIIAKAGPDAKLSAFDIAAQISSCQNPDAPMMLDRILRLLASHCVLGCSLSSNAQGTHQRLYHLNFVSKYFVKNEDGVSLGPFMTLNQDKVYMESWPLLKDAILEGGIPFNKVHGTHAFDYPRGDPRFNAVFNTAMFNHTKIVMKKLLQSYTGFEHLKQVVDVGGGLGVTLNMITSKYPHIKGINFDLPRVIQHAPPYPGVNHVEGDMFERVPQGDAIFMKWILHDWSDEHCLKLLKNCYEAIPDDGKVIVVDAVLPVMAENSAAARDTSLMDVFMMTQNPGGKERTQQEFMALATAAGFSGIAFQSCVCNFWVMEFFK
- the LOC131169278 gene encoding cathecol O-methyltransferase 1-like isoform X2; amino-acid sequence: MASSTKTQQEYGTNEEEGEEESFSYAIQISMGSVLPMVMQTAIDLGIFDIIAKAGPDAKLSAFDIAAQISSCQNPDAPMMLDRILRLLASHCVLGCSLSSNAQGTHQRLYHLNFVSKYFVKNEDGVSLGPFMTLNQDKVYMESWPLLKDAILEGGIPFNKVHGTHAFDYPRGDPRFNAVFNTAMFNHTKIVMKKLLQSYTGFEHLKQVVDVGGGLGVTLNMITSKYPHIKGVNHVEGDMFERVPQGDAIFMKWILHDWSDEHCLKLLKNCYEAIPDDGKVIVVDAVLPVMAENSAAARDTSLMDVFMMTQNPGGKERTQQEFMALATAAGFSGIAFQSCVCNFWVMEFFK